Proteins co-encoded in one Bacillus infantis NRRL B-14911 genomic window:
- the kdpB gene encoding potassium-transporting ATPase subunit KdpB, with the protein MANHVLKEANQAAGLHGKEDKKSFQPHVPQQPNHKDNKDENKMMDKAMVVQALKESFTKLDPRKMVKNPIMFVVEIGFIITLILCFTPDAFGRSEVEPWFNITVALILLFTVLSANFAEALAEGRGKAQADSLKKSKQEITANLLQANGKTVKTASTSLKKGDIVVVSQGEMIPGDGEVIEGLASVDESAITGESAPVIKEAGGDFNSVTGGTRVVSDQIIVKITSNPGESFLDRMISLVEGAERQKTPNEIALNTVLTSLTLIFMIVVVTLPFFTNYLGFSLAIPVLISLLVCLIPTTIGGLLSAIGIAGMDRVTQFNVLAMSGKAVEAAGDINTIILDKTGTITFGNRMASNFIPVGDASLEELHYWTGISSLHDETPEGRSTIELLKEKGSRLDGSVAAEGQVIEFRAETRMSGIDLKDGRQVRKGAVDSVKSWVRAQGGKIPADLDEEAKEIAREGGTPLAVAMEGKIFGLIYLKDTVKPGMKERFDQLRKMGIKTIMATGDNPLTTATIAKEAGVDEFIAECKPEDKIEVIKYEQSQGKLVAMTGDGTNDAPALAQADVGLAMNSGTTAAKEAANMVDLDSNPTKIIEVVSIGKQLLMTRGALTTFSIANDIAKYFAIIPAMFMLAIPEMSALNIMGLSTPLSAILSALIFNAVIIPLLIPLAMKGVAYKPMSSNSLLKRNLTIYGLGGVLVPFIGIKLIDMLVSIFI; encoded by the coding sequence ATGGCTAATCATGTGTTAAAAGAAGCAAATCAAGCTGCAGGGCTGCATGGCAAAGAGGACAAAAAATCTTTTCAGCCCCATGTTCCCCAGCAGCCTAACCATAAAGACAATAAGGATGAAAATAAAATGATGGATAAAGCGATGGTGGTTCAGGCGCTTAAGGAGTCTTTTACGAAGCTTGACCCGAGAAAAATGGTGAAGAATCCGATTATGTTCGTGGTGGAGATCGGTTTCATCATTACACTGATCTTATGCTTTACGCCTGATGCCTTTGGCAGAAGCGAGGTTGAACCGTGGTTCAATATCACCGTGGCCCTGATCCTACTGTTTACTGTATTATCTGCAAATTTTGCTGAAGCACTCGCTGAAGGACGCGGAAAAGCGCAGGCTGATTCTTTGAAAAAATCGAAACAGGAAATTACAGCAAACCTTTTGCAAGCCAATGGAAAAACAGTAAAAACGGCTTCAACATCTCTCAAGAAAGGCGACATAGTCGTGGTTTCACAGGGTGAAATGATTCCCGGCGACGGTGAGGTCATCGAAGGCCTGGCGTCTGTGGATGAATCAGCCATCACGGGTGAATCGGCTCCTGTCATCAAGGAAGCTGGCGGTGATTTCAATTCTGTTACGGGCGGAACAAGGGTGGTCAGTGACCAGATTATAGTGAAAATCACCAGCAATCCTGGCGAGTCTTTCTTAGATCGGATGATTTCATTAGTAGAAGGAGCAGAACGCCAGAAAACGCCTAACGAAATTGCTTTGAACACTGTGCTCACAAGCTTGACGTTAATTTTCATGATCGTGGTTGTCACACTTCCATTTTTCACGAATTACCTTGGGTTCTCGCTTGCAATACCTGTACTGATTTCACTGCTTGTCTGCCTGATCCCGACGACGATCGGGGGACTGCTGTCGGCAATCGGCATTGCGGGGATGGACCGTGTTACCCAGTTCAATGTTCTTGCCATGTCAGGGAAAGCAGTAGAAGCTGCAGGGGACATCAATACAATTATTCTGGATAAGACAGGTACGATTACATTTGGGAACCGGATGGCGAGCAATTTCATCCCAGTGGGAGATGCTTCTTTAGAAGAGCTCCACTACTGGACAGGGATCAGCTCCCTGCATGATGAAACACCTGAAGGGCGCTCCACCATAGAATTGCTGAAGGAAAAAGGCAGCAGACTCGATGGTTCGGTGGCTGCAGAAGGCCAGGTCATTGAGTTCAGGGCAGAGACCAGAATGAGCGGGATCGATCTGAAGGATGGCCGCCAGGTGAGGAAAGGGGCAGTCGATTCAGTCAAAAGCTGGGTAAGGGCCCAGGGAGGAAAGATTCCGGCTGATCTGGATGAAGAAGCAAAGGAAATTGCCCGTGAAGGCGGTACACCTTTGGCCGTTGCGATGGAAGGAAAAATCTTTGGCCTGATTTATCTGAAGGACACAGTGAAGCCTGGAATGAAAGAACGCTTTGACCAGCTACGGAAGATGGGCATTAAAACAATCATGGCAACTGGCGATAATCCTCTGACCACTGCCACCATAGCGAAGGAAGCGGGTGTGGATGAGTTCATCGCTGAGTGTAAACCGGAAGATAAGATTGAAGTGATAAAGTATGAGCAATCCCAAGGGAAGCTAGTGGCCATGACAGGCGACGGCACCAATGATGCACCTGCGCTGGCCCAGGCAGATGTGGGCCTTGCGATGAACAGCGGTACAACAGCAGCCAAAGAAGCCGCCAATATGGTGGATCTCGATTCCAATCCAACCAAGATCATTGAAGTGGTTTCCATAGGAAAGCAATTGCTTATGACCCGCGGAGCACTGACGACGTTCAGTATCGCCAATGATATCGCGAAATATTTTGCCATCATCCCGGCCATGTTCATGCTGGCCATTCCCGAGATGTCTGCTTTGAACATCATGGGGCTGTCAACGCCATTGTCTGCCATCCTTTCGGCCTTGATCTTCAATGCAGTCATCATTCCATTGTTGATTCCTCTTGCTATGAAAGGGGTCGCATACAAACCGATGAGCTCCAACAGCTTATTGAAACGAAACTTAACCATATATGGACTGGGCGGTGTCCTTGTACCGTTCATCGGAATCAAGCTAATAGATATGCTCGTCTCAATTTTTATCTAA
- a CDS encoding potassium-transporting ATPase subunit F has translation MVLLLGITAFTTLYLFYVLLNPEKF, from the coding sequence ATGGTTCTGCTGCTTGGCATTACGGCGTTTACTACATTGTACTTATTCTATGTATTACTTAATCCGGAGAAATTTTAA
- the kdpA gene encoding potassium-transporting ATPase subunit KdpA, with amino-acid sequence MLSIIVTMAAVILIAKPAGIYLAKAFDYSQTGLDKVFGPIENILFKISGIKKINQTWKQYAMTLVLANGFMILLVYMVFRLQGILPLNPSGNPGMDPTLAFNTAISFMTNTNLQHYSGESGLSYLGQMIGILFMMFAAPGTALAAAIAFVRALSGKEIGNFLVDLFRAITRVLMPIAIVSGLILVALGVPQTLEPTVTVNTIEGTAQEIARGPVGTFLSIKELGNNGGGFFGVNSAHPFENPNAISNIIQILLMFLLPTALPFAYGKMLGNAKQGRVLFVSMLMVFTVFLGTALFYEYQGNPALNALGINTDQGSMEGKEVRFGTGQSIFYALVTTASETGAVNTMHDTLTPIGGMLALSNMLLNTVFGGVGAGFINVIMYAMIAVFLSGLMVGRTPEFLGKKIEGREMKLIALTMLMHPLLILGASAIALYTPLGAGAISNSGFHGISQVVYEYTSSAANNGSGFEGLGDATPFWNISTGIVMYAGRFFGLVTMLAVAGSLSSKKIVPETIGTFRTDTPLFGVILVGTFFIVGALTFFPALVLGPVAEYLTL; translated from the coding sequence ATTCTTTCAATCATTGTCACTATGGCGGCGGTGATTCTGATAGCAAAGCCTGCCGGCATCTATCTGGCAAAGGCTTTTGATTATAGCCAAACAGGGCTGGATAAAGTGTTCGGCCCGATCGAAAACATTCTCTTTAAAATCAGCGGTATCAAAAAGATAAACCAAACATGGAAGCAGTATGCCATGACGCTTGTTTTAGCCAATGGATTTATGATTCTCCTAGTCTATATGGTTTTCCGGCTGCAGGGCATCCTGCCTTTGAATCCGAGCGGGAATCCTGGCATGGATCCAACCTTGGCCTTTAACACAGCCATCAGCTTTATGACCAACACCAATCTGCAGCATTACAGCGGTGAGTCGGGCCTTTCCTATCTCGGGCAGATGATTGGAATTCTGTTTATGATGTTTGCGGCGCCGGGAACGGCTTTGGCAGCTGCCATCGCATTTGTCAGGGCGCTGTCTGGAAAAGAAATTGGAAACTTCCTTGTTGATTTATTCAGAGCGATTACGCGTGTTTTGATGCCAATCGCCATTGTGTCAGGATTAATTCTGGTCGCATTGGGGGTTCCGCAGACATTGGAGCCTACTGTAACAGTCAATACGATCGAGGGGACTGCCCAGGAGATCGCGCGCGGACCTGTCGGGACATTTTTATCCATCAAAGAACTTGGCAATAATGGCGGCGGTTTTTTTGGAGTCAATTCAGCTCATCCGTTTGAAAATCCGAATGCTATCAGCAACATCATTCAAATATTGCTGATGTTCCTATTGCCGACTGCTTTGCCGTTTGCATATGGAAAAATGCTCGGAAATGCCAAACAGGGACGTGTCTTGTTTGTATCAATGCTGATGGTCTTCACTGTATTCCTTGGCACTGCCCTGTTCTATGAATATCAAGGCAATCCTGCATTGAATGCACTGGGAATTAATACAGATCAAGGCAGCATGGAAGGGAAGGAAGTCCGGTTCGGCACAGGCCAATCCATCTTCTATGCGCTTGTCACAACAGCCTCTGAAACAGGTGCCGTCAACACGATGCATGATACGCTGACACCTATAGGCGGAATGCTGGCCCTTTCCAACATGCTCTTAAATACAGTATTCGGCGGGGTTGGAGCAGGATTCATCAATGTAATCATGTATGCCATGATTGCCGTATTCCTCTCAGGGCTGATGGTGGGCCGTACACCTGAATTCCTGGGCAAGAAAATAGAAGGGCGGGAAATGAAGCTCATCGCCTTAACAATGCTTATGCATCCTCTTTTGATACTGGGTGCATCTGCAATTGCCTTGTATACGCCGCTTGGTGCCGGAGCCATCTCAAACAGCGGCTTCCATGGAATCTCACAGGTTGTGTATGAATATACCTCTTCCGCTGCCAATAACGGATCCGGTTTTGAAGGGCTTGGGGATGCAACACCATTTTGGAATATTTCAACAGGCATCGTCATGTATGCAGGAAGATTCTTTGGGCTTGTCACCATGCTGGCTGTCGCTGGTTCACTATCATCGAAGAAGATTGTTCCCGAGACAATCGGGACTTTCCGCACAGATACCCCTCTTTTCGGAGTGATTCTGGTCGGTACTTTCTTTATTGTAGGTGCACTGACATTCTTCCCGGCACTTGTATTGGGGCCAGTCGCAGAATATCTGACATTGTAG